The following coding sequences are from one Funiculus sociatus GB2-C1 window:
- a CDS encoding caspase family protein, which produces MANHSCVAIGINQYQFFQPLSYAQADAQALWQFLLEEAGWSPDQCLLLTDTSPPIGDRSAYPTRENLLDWIDEWCQSPISADDSLWLFFSGYGVTLDGEDYLMPSEGNPAEIAETGISVRSLFASLKESRSENILVLLDMNRSQGGQSGANVGTQTVELAKEMGIATVLSCQLDQFSHETSSLGHGLFTAVLLEGLRSSQGKTFESLVSYLRSRLPELSQHHWKPVQSPLIVMPSLASHHQLPTLPEHVRNWNGAIASDTVPAAIYNSGRDNVKDKITRQEAAPDRASYNNAPTAASFRKMPSSTPPETNLSRAALVPVTGGNTTEVADETPGWLSWLLLGGGAALLVALIGGVVLRNQAAFMGQQALLTPTDTNTVGSIPQTVKLQSAPYGSESQTKTVSQETQQQANQAVLDKARTLIVPNQASQFSQAIAVAQQIKPDEPLYQQAQDDIARWSGVILDLAEGRAKQGQFDKAITTAQLVPQDNQSIYNQTQQAMASWREKAQVQRTNNIIIQGAKGLIKPGQASSYNLAIRAARKVPPNQPGFAEAQQLISQWSQTIYQTAQSRASQGRLDDAIQTAALVPENTPAYTPAQKAIVQWKKKAAGTK; this is translated from the coding sequence AGGCGCTGTGGCAGTTTTTGCTTGAGGAAGCTGGATGGTCACCAGACCAGTGTTTGCTGTTAACCGATACCTCGCCGCCGATTGGCGATCGCTCAGCGTATCCTACGAGGGAAAACTTGCTGGACTGGATTGATGAATGGTGCCAAAGTCCAATAAGTGCTGATGATTCGCTTTGGTTGTTTTTCAGTGGCTATGGTGTAACGCTGGATGGAGAGGATTACTTGATGCCTAGTGAGGGTAATCCAGCGGAAATTGCTGAAACTGGAATATCCGTGCGATCGCTTTTTGCCTCTCTCAAAGAGTCCCGGTCTGAAAATATCTTGGTGTTGCTAGATATGAATCGCTCTCAAGGCGGTCAATCTGGTGCTAATGTGGGGACGCAGACTGTGGAATTGGCTAAAGAGATGGGCATTGCCACAGTGCTTTCCTGCCAACTTGACCAGTTTTCGCACGAAACTTCCTCTCTGGGTCACGGATTGTTTACAGCAGTGCTGCTGGAAGGACTGCGCTCTAGCCAAGGCAAGACATTCGAGAGCCTGGTAAGTTATCTGCGATCGCGTCTGCCAGAGTTGAGCCAACACCACTGGAAACCCGTTCAGTCACCCTTGATTGTGATGCCCTCCTTGGCTAGTCACCATCAGCTACCAACCCTGCCAGAACATGTTAGGAATTGGAATGGAGCAATAGCTTCTGATACGGTTCCAGCAGCTATTTATAACTCTGGTAGAGATAACGTCAAAGACAAAATAACTCGTCAGGAGGCTGCTCCTGATCGGGCAAGTTACAATAACGCACCAACGGCAGCCTCCTTTAGGAAGATGCCGAGTTCTACACCACCAGAAACAAACTTAAGCCGCGCTGCTCTTGTCCCCGTCACAGGTGGAAACACTACAGAGGTAGCAGATGAGACCCCAGGTTGGCTAAGTTGGCTTTTATTGGGCGGCGGTGCTGCACTGCTAGTGGCATTGATAGGGGGAGTGGTTCTCCGTAACCAAGCAGCATTTATGGGTCAGCAGGCACTGCTGACGCCAACAGATACCAATACTGTGGGTTCCATACCTCAAACTGTGAAGTTACAGTCGGCTCCTTATGGTTCTGAATCGCAGACTAAAACAGTAAGTCAAGAAACTCAACAACAGGCTAATCAAGCGGTGTTGGACAAGGCAAGAACTTTGATTGTACCGAATCAAGCTTCTCAGTTTAGTCAGGCGATCGCAGTTGCCCAACAAATTAAACCGGACGAACCGCTATACCAACAAGCGCAGGATGACATAGCACGCTGGAGTGGGGTAATTCTAGATTTAGCTGAGGGACGGGCAAAACAGGGGCAGTTTGATAAAGCGATCACTACGGCGCAACTGGTTCCCCAAGATAATCAGTCGATTTACAATCAGACTCAGCAAGCGATGGCTTCCTGGCGGGAAAAGGCACAGGTGCAGCGGACGAACAACATAATCATCCAGGGAGCTAAAGGATTGATTAAGCCCGGACAGGCTTCTTCTTACAATCTTGCCATCCGCGCCGCCCGCAAAGTACCGCCGAATCAGCCTGGCTTTGCTGAAGCTCAGCAGTTAATTTCCCAGTGGAGTCAAACAATTTATCAAACAGCTCAGTCTCGCGCATCTCAGGGTAGGCTTGATGATGCTATTCAGACGGCGGCCTTAGTTCCGGAAAATACACCAGCTTATACGCCAGCTCAAAAGGCAATTGTGCAGTGGAAAAAGAAGGCAGCCGGAACAAAGTAA
- a CDS encoding acyl-CoA dehydrogenase family protein: MDKQPHLLDIAEFYLHKSVAPLAAEIDSNPEALREALKGLGERSLLALRVPEQWGGAEISEETFRTFQELVARYSGALAFLQTQHQSAAGMFVASENSSLKQEYLPRMSNGEILVGVGFSQLRRQGEATVKALQVEGGYLLDGQVPWVTGWNLFQEFIVAATLPDGGAVFGVLPFAEMYQESGGSITFSKPMELAAMTSTNTVTATLKSWFLMRSHIVSVKPAGWIHENDKKNVLYQGFFALGCARAGLDILESASQSKQNAFITEALAALDRELNDCRTAIRHPPEPFTERLQIRVWAIDIAVRCAHAAVTVSSGAANYSRHAAQRVYREALVFTVSGQTTAVMEATLNRLARSQSLLKTNATTTNFPY, translated from the coding sequence ATGGATAAACAGCCACACCTTCTAGACATTGCTGAGTTTTACCTGCACAAATCAGTTGCACCATTAGCCGCAGAAATTGATAGCAACCCGGAAGCACTACGAGAGGCATTAAAAGGACTCGGCGAACGTTCCTTATTGGCGTTGCGAGTTCCCGAACAGTGGGGAGGTGCGGAAATTAGTGAAGAGACTTTTCGGACTTTCCAAGAGCTAGTAGCAAGATATTCTGGGGCTTTGGCGTTCTTACAAACTCAACATCAAAGTGCTGCTGGGATGTTCGTCGCCAGTGAAAACTCTTCCCTAAAACAAGAGTATCTTCCCCGCATGAGCAACGGTGAGATTCTAGTGGGTGTCGGATTCTCGCAACTGCGTCGTCAGGGCGAAGCAACTGTGAAAGCTTTGCAAGTCGAAGGGGGATATCTGTTAGATGGACAAGTGCCTTGGGTAACAGGTTGGAATTTATTTCAAGAGTTTATTGTTGCTGCAACACTCCCCGATGGTGGTGCTGTATTCGGCGTTTTGCCTTTTGCGGAAATGTATCAGGAATCTGGAGGTTCAATAACATTCAGTAAGCCAATGGAACTAGCAGCAATGACTTCAACCAACACTGTCACCGCAACGTTAAAAAGTTGGTTTTTGATGCGATCGCATATCGTTTCTGTCAAGCCTGCGGGTTGGATACACGAAAACGACAAAAAGAATGTCCTCTACCAGGGATTTTTTGCTTTGGGATGCGCCAGAGCAGGCCTTGATATCTTGGAAAGTGCCTCCCAATCCAAGCAAAATGCCTTTATTACCGAAGCTTTAGCAGCCCTCGATCGGGAACTTAACGACTGTAGAACTGCTATCAGGCATCCCCCTGAGCCTTTTACAGAACGTTTGCAAATTCGAGTTTGGGCAATTGACATAGCAGTGCGATGCGCCCATGCTGCTGTAACCGTTTCCAGTGGTGCTGCAAACTACAGCCGCCATGCAGCGCAGCGAGTCTACCGCGAGGCGCTGGTGTTTACTGTTTCCGGTCAAACTACAGCTGTGATGGAAGCGACGCTCAACAGGTTAGCGCGATCGCAATCCCTGCTCAAAACCAATGCAACCACGACCAATTTTCCTTACTAG
- a CDS encoding nucleoside triphosphate pyrophosphohydrolase: protein MRQEYNKLVRDRIPEIIHQAGKQCEVEVMSQTEYLQALRNKLIEEAQEAAIATPQDLVKELADLYEVIDTLCTEYQINTSSIIAEQERRRAERGGFKSRLRLLWTK from the coding sequence ATGCGTCAAGAGTACAATAAGCTAGTGCGAGACCGTATTCCCGAAATTATCCACCAAGCAGGGAAGCAGTGCGAAGTCGAGGTGATGTCACAGACAGAGTACCTTCAGGCTTTACGAAATAAACTTATCGAAGAAGCGCAAGAAGCAGCTATTGCCACTCCTCAAGACTTAGTGAAAGAACTAGCTGATCTCTACGAAGTCATTGATACATTATGTACAGAATATCAGATAAATACTTCTTCAATTATTGCAGAACAAGAAAGACGACGCGCCGAACGTGGTGGCTTTAAAAGTCGCCTGAGATTATTGTGGACGAAGTAG